A genomic window from Lotus japonicus ecotype B-129 chromosome 1, LjGifu_v1.2 includes:
- the LOC130731282 gene encoding uclacyanin 1-like: MERLKPVWAVKAIMVMVYSTSVLFPCIYGANLTVGGASGWNLGSNIQDWVASTTSFTVKDDLVFSYTVDHNVVEVNQKEYDTCTTTNAIAVYNNGDTVIPLTGPGARYFICAYHCQQGLKLSVFVDFPKDEYSPYDTFDFIPGEGEELGCLRNCVSDKSHGLWVSLITLILTFSSIYFSFL, encoded by the exons ATGGAGAGACTGAAGCCAGTGTGGGCTGTCAAAGCTATCATGGTAATGGTATACAGTACTTCGGTTCTATTTCCGTGCATCTATGGTGCTAACCTCACCGTCGGTGGAGCTTCTGGGTGGAATCTCGGTTCAAATATCCAGGATTGGGTGGCTTCTACAACCTCCTTCACTGTGAAAGATGATCTTG TGTTCTCATATACGGTGGATCATAATGTTGTGGAAGTAAACCAAAAAGAGTATGACACGTGTACGACTACAAATGCCATAGCCGTATACAACAATGGAGACACTGTGATCCCCCTCACTGGACCAGGAGCTCGCTACTTCATATGTGCGTATCATTGCCAACAAGGCCTCAAGCTCTCTGTCTTTGTTGATTTCCCCAAGGATGAGTATTCTCCATATGATACTTTTGATTTTATCCCGGGGGAAGGCGAAGAATTGGGTTGTCTCCGAAATTGTGTCAGTGACAAGTCCCATGGGTTGTGGGTGTCACTGATTACCCTCATCCTCACTTTCAGCTCTATTTACTTCTCCTTTTTGTAA
- the LOC130731289 gene encoding F-box/kelch-repeat protein At1g24800-like, giving the protein MAIPDDVAFTILSKLPLKSLKRFTLVHKSWADLLEIPYFMSMFRSNFLSKHQSYYDDTSLLLLQQQPSVTVHCICFLVTILRKQSNQIGFHIKNIADSLGFRVQFFVWEIYSLRSNSWRKLDPDILITGDGPCSGHEIYMNGVCHWFGYSQSDSCALEDTHLVSFNFSNEIFYTTPLPLDDRRVQNDLAVLNESIAVISNHDETATLHISILGEIGMKESWTKLFTVGLGPLHGFEFIIGVGKMGDIFFRNENGELVALFDLSTQMLKEIAATELVTYFDQMIIYKESILPIGRAGH; this is encoded by the exons ATGGCGATTCCTGATGATGTTGCCTTCACTATTCTGTCAAAACTGCCTCTGAAATCTCTCAAGCGATTCACGCTGGTTCACAAATCATGGGCTGATTTACTCGAAATCCCTTATTTCATGAGCATGTTCCGCAGCAATTTCTTATCCAAACATCAATCTTATTACGATGATACATCTCTTCTTCTCTTACAGCAGCAGCCATCTGTCACGGTTCATTGTATTTGCTTTCTGGTGACAATTTTGAGAAAACAGTCAAATCAGATTGGCTTCCATATCAAGAACATAGCAGATTCCTTAGGGTTTCGGGTTCAG TTCTTTGTCTGGGAGATATATAGCCTAAGAAGCAACTCTTGGAGGAAACTTGATCCTGATATTCTTATTACTGGAGATGGTCCCTGCTCGGGTCATGAGATTTACATGAACGGAGTGTGTCATTGGTTTGGTTATAGTCAGTCAGATAGCTGTGCTTTGGAGGATACACATTTGGTGTCATTCAACTTTAGCAATGAGATATTCTATACAACGCCCTTACCATTAGATGATAGAAGGGTGCAGAATGACTTGGCGGTGTTAAATGAGTCTATTGCGGTGATATCTAATCATGATGAAACAGCAACTTTACACATATCGATATTGGGTGAAATCGGTATGAAGGAATCATGGACTAAACTTTTCACTGTTGGACTTGGACCTTTGCATGGCTTTGAGTTTATTATTGGAGTAGGGAAGATGGGCGATATATTCTTCAGAAATGAAAATGGTGAACTAGTAGCCTTGTTTGATTTAAGTACCCAGATGCTCAAGGAGATTGCTGCTACAGAGCTGGTAACATATTTTGATCAGATGATAATCTATAAGGAAAGCATTCTTCCGATTGGAAGAGCAGGTCATTGA